A stretch of the Lolium perenne isolate Kyuss_39 chromosome 3, Kyuss_2.0, whole genome shotgun sequence genome encodes the following:
- the LOC127342984 gene encoding hydroquinone glucosyltransferase yields the protein MTLPPMHAPHVVLLTSPGAGHVLPVAELATRLAAHHGFTATIVTYTSLSSPAHNSPLASLPACVSVAALPEVPLDDLPADAHIVTRVLTVVHRTLPHLRDLLRSLLDSPSGVAAFLTDMLCPAALVVANELGVPRYVFFTSSLTSLVSLLYTPELARTTTCECRYLPEPVVLPGCVPLHGADLVDPVQNRSDPVYPLMIDLGLDYLVADGFIVNTFDAMERETLVAFKELSDKGVYPPVYAVGPFIRSVSDEAGKHSCLRWLDGQPDGSVLYVSFGSGGTLSTEQTAELAAGLEASEQKFLWVVHFPSDKDRSAGYFGTSADRGNDPLSYLPEGFVERTSGTGLAVPLWAPQVEILNHPAVGGFLSHCGWNSTLESAAAGVPMVAWPLFAEQRVNAVLVSSERVGLALWERPPIDSEGVVVPRGKVAELARELMAGEKGAAARKKAGQLREGAEMALAPGGPQRRALGAVISKWKSEDE from the coding sequence ATGACGCTGCCGCCGATGCATGCCCCGCACGTCGTCCTGCTCACGAGCCCCGGCGCGGGCCACGTCCTCCCGGTGGCCGAGCTCGCGACGCGCCTCGCCGCGCACCACGGCTTCACCGCCACCATCGTCACCTACACAAGTCTGTCCTCGCCCGCCCACAACTCGCCGCTCGCCTCGCTCCCGGCGTGCGTCTCCGTGGCCGCGCTCCCGGAGGTGCCCCTCGACGACCTCCCCGCGGACGCGCACATCGTGACCCGCGTCTTGACCGTCGTTCACCGCACTCTGCCGCACCTCCGCGACCTGCTCCGCTCCCTCCTCGACTCCCCCTCGGGGGTCGCCGCCTTCCTGACTGACATGCTCTGCCCCGCGGCGCTCGTGGTCGCCAACGAGCTCGGCGTGCCGCGGTATGTCTTCTTCACCTCGAGCCTCACATCGCTGGTCTCGCTGCTCTACACGCCGGAGCTCGCCAGGACCACCACCTGCGAGTGCCGGTACCTCCCGGAGCCCGTCGTCCTACCGGGGTGCGTGCCTCTGCACGGCGCCGACCTCGTCGATCCCGTCCAGAACCGCTCCGACCCCGTGTACCCCCTCATGATCGACCTGGGACTCGACTACCTCGTTGCCGACGGCTTCATCGTCAACACCTTCGACGCGATGGAGCGCGAGACGTTGGTCGCGTTCAAGGAACTTTCGGACAAAGGCGTGTACCCTCCGGTCTACGCCGTGGGTCCGTTCATCCGGTCGGTCTCCGATGAGGCGGGCAAGCACAGCTGCCTACGGTGGCTGGATGGCCAGCCGGACGGCTCGGTTCTGTACGTGTCCTTCGGCAGCGGCGGCACGCTGTCCACGGAGCAGACGGCCGAGCTGGCGGCCGGGCTGGAGGCCAGCGAGCAGAAGTTCCTCTGGGTTGTGCACTTCCCAAGCGACAAGGACCGCAGCGCGGGCTACTTCGGAACGTCGGCCGACCGTGGGAACGACCCGCTGAGCTACCTGCCTGAAGGGTTCGTGGAGAGGACGAGCGGCACGGGGCTGGCGGTGCCGCTGTGGGCGCCGCAGGTAGAGATCCTGAACCACCCGGCCGTGGGAGGGTTTTTGTCCCACTGCGGGTGGAACTCCACGCTCGAGagcgcggcggcgggcgtgccgaTGGTGGCGTGGCCGCTGTTCGCCGAGCAGAGGGTGAACGCGGTGTTGGTGTCGTCGGAGCGGGTGGGGCTGGCGCTGTGGGAAAGGCCGCCGATCGATAGTGAAGGGGTGGTTGTGCCGCGTGGGAAGGTGGCGGAGCTGGCGAGGGAGCTTATGGCGGGGGAGAAGGGCGCGGCGGCGCGGAAGAAGGCGGGCCAACTGCGGGAAGGGGCGGAGATGGCGTTGGCTCCGGGAGGGCCGCAGCGCCGGGCTCTCGGGGCAGTAATCAGCAAATGGAAGAGCGAGGATGAATGA